The DNA sequence GAACACCCGATCGCCGGCCGCAAGCCCCTCGACCCCCTCGCCCACCTCGACGACCGTCCCGGCGTAGTCCTTGCCGAGCACGAGGGGGAAGCGGTGCTCCATCAGGTCGCGCAGCTTCCCGGCGGCGACCGCCGCGTCGAATCCGTTCACCGACGCCGACGCCACCTCCACGAGCACCTCCCCGACCGCGGGCCGGGGGACGTCGATCTCGATGACGGACGGGGTGGCGGGGACGGTGGTGAGTGCTACGGCGCGCATGCGATGCACCTTTCGGAGCCGATAAGTGGAACGGACTTCCCGGTTAGCTCTCCTTCAGCATAAACACAAGTGGACCGGTCGTTCCACTTGTAGAGTAGGGACATGGCTCCATCCACCGAGTCGTACGCGTCACCCGGCGTGAGGACCGCGGGACTGCGCGCGGACGCCGAACGCAACCGCGAGCGCATCCTCGCCGCGGCCCGCCGCCTGTTCGCCAGCGACGGACTCGACGTCTCCATGGCCTGCGTGGCCCGCGAGGCCGGGGTCGGCAAGGCGACCCTGGCGCGCCGCTTCCCCAGCCGCGAGGACCTGATCAACGCGGTGTTCGCCGACCGGATGGACGCCTACGTCGGCGCGGTCACCGAGGCCCTCGCCGACCCGGACCCCTGGCACGGGTTCACCGGCTTCGTCCGCAACGTCTGCGCCATGCAGGCCGCCGACCGCGGCTTCGCCGAGGTGCTGGCGATGACCTTCCCGTCCGCCAAGGCGCTGGAGGCCCGCCGCGCCGAGGCGTACCACGGGCTGCTCGAGCTCATCCGCCGCGCCAAGGCCACCGGCCACCTGCGCGAGGACGTCACCGACCAGGACATGGTCATCCTGCTCATGGCCAACGCCGGCGTCGTCGCCGCCACCCACGAGGCCGCCCCCGACGCCTGGCACCGCCTCGTCGGCCACATGCTCCGCGCCTTCGCCGCCCCCGGCACCGAACCGCCCCCACTGCCGCCCGCCCCCAGCCCGGCGGCCCTGTACCGCGCCATGATCCAGGCGGCCCGCGCCGCCCGCCCGCCCGACGGACGCGCAAGGCACGACGCCCGCCAGGCGCGCGACGAATGACCGGTGCAAAGCCGCAGGCCCAGGGGCGCGGCCATGTGTGCGCGGGCGGGGCGCGGTATACAGGTCTGCGTGGAGCTGGATCAGCTTGATCGTGCCATCATTCGGGAGCTCGTCGAGGACGCCCGGGCGACGTACGCCGAGATCGGGCAGCGGGTGGGGTTGTCGGCGCCCGCGGTGAAGCGGCGGGTGGACCGGCTGCAGGAGAAGGGGGCGATCAAGGGGTTCACGGTGCGGGTCGACCCGGCGGCGCTGGGGTGGACGACCGAGGCGTACGTGGAGCTGTTCTGCCGGGGGAAGACCTCGCCCGCGGACATCGCGACGGCGGTGGCGCGGAACCCCGAGGTGGTGTCGGCGTGCACGATCACCGGGGAGGCGGACGCGCTGCTGCACATCCGGGCGACC is a window from the Thermopolyspora flexuosa genome containing:
- a CDS encoding Lrp/AsnC family transcriptional regulator, with product MELDQLDRAIIRELVEDARATYAEIGQRVGLSAPAVKRRVDRLQEKGAIKGFTVRVDPAALGWTTEAYVELFCRGKTSPADIATAVARNPEVVSACTITGEADALLHIRATDMRHVEQVIERIAAEEFVVRTKSSIVLSRLVDTPLPTS
- a CDS encoding TetR/AcrR family transcriptional regulator, which encodes MAPSTESYASPGVRTAGLRADAERNRERILAAARRLFASDGLDVSMACVAREAGVGKATLARRFPSREDLINAVFADRMDAYVGAVTEALADPDPWHGFTGFVRNVCAMQAADRGFAEVLAMTFPSAKALEARRAEAYHGLLELIRRAKATGHLREDVTDQDMVILLMANAGVVAATHEAAPDAWHRLVGHMLRAFAAPGTEPPPLPPAPSPAALYRAMIQAARAARPPDGRARHDARQARDE